The DNA sequence CATGCCCTTCAAACCGGAATGCTTCGTGATCGCCGCCGTCAGCGTCGTCTTGCCATGGTCAATGTGGCCTATCGTCCCAACATTCACGTGCGGCTTGGTACGCTCAAACTTTTCCTTTGCCATCTTCTCATCCTCCCGTTACTACTATTAAAAGGTAGATCATCACGTCTTTTTGATAACTCGGATAATGCTTAACGGTAAAAACGCTCTAACACTCGAGTTGAAAGTAGTGGAGCCCACGACCGGAATCGAACCGGTGAACCTCTTCCTTACCAAGGAAGCGCTCTACCGACTGAGCTACGTGGGCGATTCTTCTCGGATATCCGCAACGTTCTGCTAAAGGTTTCTAAACCGGCCACCTACCGTTTGTGGAGCGGGAGACGAGGCTCGAACTCGCGACATTCAGCTTGGAAGGCTGAAGCTCTACCAACTGAGCTACTCCCGCTTTTTAAGTTAACCTCCAGCAAAATTCATCAACGGAGACAACAGGGTTTCTCCAGACATGCAGTAAATTTTTGCAGGAAGAAGCCATGTAGTACGTCTCGATCCCG is a window from the Deltaproteobacteria bacterium genome containing:
- the tuf gene encoding elongation factor Tu (EF-Tu; promotes GTP-dependent binding of aminoacyl-tRNA to the A-site of ribosomes during protein biosynthesis; when the tRNA anticodon matches the mRNA codon, GTP hydrolysis results; the inactive EF-Tu-GDP leaves the ribosome and release of GDP is promoted by elongation factor Ts; many prokaryotes have two copies of the gene encoding EF-Tu) codes for the protein MAKEKFERTKPHVNVGTIGHIDHGKTTLTAAITKHSGLKGM